One part of the Tenacibaculum sp. 190130A14a genome encodes these proteins:
- the kynU gene encoding kynureninase — MYKATLEYAQQLDKEDKLSYLRDQFHIPKDKEGNDWLYFTGNSLGLQPKQTQQYIQQELDDWAKYGVEGHFEAKNPWMPYHEFLTEKMATIVGAKPLEVVIMNTLTTNLHLLMVSFYQPTKTKFKIVIESDAFPSDRYAVQSQLKFHGFDPEEGLIEWRPREGEELLRIEDLEQIVSEQGDQIALLLIGGVNYYTGQYLDLKRIAEIGHAKDCFVGIDLAHGAGNISPELHESGVDFAAWCTYKYLNSGPGSLAGLFVHEKHAYNKELPRFAGWWNHNKETRFNMRQPFDVMAGGEGWQLSNPPILSMAAIRSSLDLFDKVGMAALREKSERLTGYFEFLVNQIDTDRIKVITPSNPKERGCQLSIQVKNADKSLHHKLTEKNVITDWREPDVIRCAPVPMYNSFEDVFRMVEILKGLL, encoded by the coding sequence ATGTACAAAGCAACATTAGAATACGCACAACAATTAGATAAGGAAGATAAATTAAGTTATTTACGAGATCAGTTTCATATACCAAAAGATAAAGAAGGGAATGATTGGTTATACTTTACAGGAAACTCCTTAGGGTTACAGCCAAAACAAACACAGCAATACATTCAGCAAGAGTTAGATGATTGGGCTAAGTATGGAGTTGAAGGGCATTTCGAAGCGAAGAATCCATGGATGCCATATCATGAATTTCTTACAGAAAAAATGGCAACAATTGTTGGGGCAAAGCCATTGGAAGTAGTTATAATGAATACACTTACAACCAATCTTCATTTGTTAATGGTTTCTTTTTACCAACCAACCAAAACCAAGTTTAAAATTGTGATAGAATCAGATGCCTTTCCTTCAGATAGATATGCAGTGCAATCACAGCTAAAGTTTCATGGATTTGATCCAGAAGAGGGATTGATAGAATGGAGGCCAAGAGAAGGGGAGGAATTACTTAGAATAGAAGATTTGGAACAAATCGTCTCTGAACAGGGAGATCAAATAGCGTTACTACTAATTGGTGGTGTAAACTATTATACCGGACAATATCTAGATTTAAAACGAATTGCAGAAATAGGTCATGCTAAAGACTGTTTTGTAGGGATTGATTTAGCGCATGGAGCTGGAAATATTTCTCCTGAATTACATGAAAGTGGAGTAGATTTTGCCGCTTGGTGTACTTATAAATATTTAAACTCTGGTCCAGGTAGTTTAGCAGGGTTGTTTGTGCACGAAAAACATGCGTATAATAAAGAATTACCTCGATTTGCAGGATGGTGGAATCACAATAAAGAAACCCGTTTTAACATGCGTCAGCCTTTTGATGTAATGGCGGGAGGAGAAGGATGGCAACTGAGTAATCCGCCAATTTTATCAATGGCAGCTATACGTTCATCCTTAGATTTATTTGACAAGGTTGGAATGGCAGCTTTAAGAGAAAAATCAGAGAGATTAACTGGATATTTTGAGTTTTTAGTAAACCAAATTGATACCGATAGAATTAAGGTAATAACTCCTAGTAATCCTAAAGAAAGGGGATGTCAATTATCCATTCAAGTGAAGAATGCTGATAAAAGTTTACATCATAAACTCACGGAAAAAAATGTAATAACCGACTGGAGAGAGCCAGATGTTATACGTTGTGCACCTGTACCAATGTACAATAGTTTTGAAGACGTATTTAGAATGGTAGAGATTTTAAAAGGATTATTGTAA
- a CDS encoding IclR family transcriptional regulator has translation MSDNDKKVNQSVVKAFALLDAFTNEKTTWGVRELALKTGYNKSTTYRLLNTLAALNIVHQNDNEKYSLGSKLFELGNRVAIYKAISKSTNTPIKNVALEIQETVLLSILKEDQVFHINKADSLHGLKINTSIGSYQPIHATASGKLLLAFSNKETQHEILKRIQLYKATQHTITNLKKFKEELNKTYTRGYALDIEEFELGLVSIAIPIRNKTGNIIASISASGPLSRFRTENIPNYIGILQKGVTIMEKEFKDFDSL, from the coding sequence ATGAGCGACAATGACAAAAAAGTAAATCAATCTGTAGTAAAGGCTTTTGCTCTACTTGATGCTTTTACAAACGAAAAAACTACCTGGGGTGTACGTGAATTAGCTTTAAAAACAGGTTATAATAAAAGCACCACGTATCGTTTACTAAACACTTTAGCCGCTTTAAACATTGTTCATCAAAACGACAATGAAAAATATAGCTTAGGAAGTAAACTGTTCGAATTAGGAAATAGGGTAGCCATATACAAGGCTATTTCGAAATCAACGAATACGCCTATTAAAAATGTTGCTCTAGAAATTCAGGAAACTGTATTGTTAAGTATCTTAAAAGAAGACCAAGTATTTCACATCAATAAAGCTGATAGTTTACATGGGTTAAAAATAAATACTTCCATCGGTTCTTACCAACCTATTCATGCTACAGCATCTGGTAAACTACTACTCGCTTTTTCTAATAAAGAAACACAGCATGAAATTTTAAAAAGAATACAGCTCTATAAAGCTACTCAGCATACAATTACTAATTTAAAGAAATTTAAAGAAGAATTAAACAAAACATATACTCGAGGATACGCTCTCGATATTGAAGAATTTGAATTAGGATTAGTCAGTATTGCTATTCCTATTCGAAATAAAACAGGTAACATAATTGCAAGCATAAGTGCTTCTGGGCCTTTAAGTAGATTTAGGACTGAAAACATTCCTAATTACATTGGTATTCTCCAAAAAGGTGTTACCATTATGGAAAAAGAGTTTAAAGACTTTGACAGTTTATAA
- the serA gene encoding phosphoglycerate dehydrogenase → MSTEKRNFVFDFDSTLTKVEALDVLAEITLANNPQKEEILEGITNITNLGIDGEISFTESLEKRIQVLNAKKADLSILIDELKQKVSPSIERNKEFFERFSEDIYVISAGFKEFIDPIVAEYNIPSERVFANTFEFDENEMIVGFDRENVLSTHNGKIQCLKDLDLKGEIQVIGDGYSDAVTKEAGVADTFFAYTENVIRDKTIASADHITPNLDEFLYVNKLPRNISFPKHRIKILLLENVHPDAFTKLSGDGFSVETVSRSLSEDELIEKLKDVHVLGIRSKTQVTRRVIEAAEKLMVVSAFCIGTKQIDLEAAKENGIVVFNAPYSNTRSVVELAIGEIIMLMRSVFQRSTELHNGQWNKTAQGSKEVRGKKLGIVGYGNIGKQLSVLAEALGMDVYYYDVEDKLALGNATKVNTLKELLNLSDVVTLHIDDNAANKNYIGKEEIAEMKDGAHLVNLSRGFVVDIEALVGALESGKIAGAAVDVYPEEPRKNGEFFTKLKGLNNVILTPHVGGSTEEAQKDIADFVPGKIMAYINSGNTVDAVNFPNIRLPKHDNAHRFLHIHKNVPGVMAKINKVLAKYELNITGQYLSTDEKVGYVITDVDKEYDQDVVAKLKNVDGTIKFRVLY, encoded by the coding sequence ATGAGTACTGAAAAAAGAAACTTTGTATTCGATTTTGATAGCACTTTAACAAAAGTAGAAGCTTTAGATGTATTGGCTGAGATTACCTTAGCTAACAACCCGCAAAAAGAAGAAATCTTAGAAGGGATTACCAATATTACCAATTTAGGGATAGATGGTGAAATTTCCTTTACGGAATCTTTAGAAAAACGTATTCAAGTTTTGAATGCTAAAAAAGCAGACTTATCCATTTTAATCGATGAGTTAAAACAGAAGGTTTCTCCTTCTATTGAAAGAAATAAAGAGTTTTTTGAGAGGTTTTCTGAAGATATTTATGTAATTTCAGCTGGGTTTAAAGAGTTTATAGACCCAATTGTTGCAGAATACAATATTCCATCAGAAAGAGTTTTTGCAAATACCTTTGAGTTTGATGAAAATGAAATGATTGTTGGTTTTGATAGAGAGAATGTACTATCTACTCATAATGGAAAAATCCAATGTTTAAAAGATTTGGATTTAAAAGGAGAAATTCAGGTTATTGGAGATGGATACAGTGATGCAGTAACTAAAGAAGCAGGAGTTGCAGATACATTTTTTGCTTATACAGAAAATGTAATACGCGATAAAACTATTGCGAGCGCTGATCATATAACACCAAATTTAGACGAATTTTTATACGTGAATAAATTACCAAGAAACATATCATTTCCAAAGCATAGAATTAAAATTCTATTATTAGAGAATGTACACCCTGATGCGTTTACAAAATTATCAGGTGATGGATTTTCAGTAGAAACAGTTTCTAGAAGTTTATCTGAAGATGAATTGATAGAGAAATTGAAAGATGTTCATGTGTTAGGGATTAGATCGAAAACGCAAGTAACAAGAAGAGTTATTGAAGCTGCTGAAAAATTAATGGTGGTTTCTGCCTTTTGTATTGGAACGAAACAAATTGATTTAGAAGCAGCCAAAGAAAATGGAATTGTTGTATTCAATGCACCGTATAGTAATACACGTTCAGTGGTAGAATTGGCTATTGGTGAAATCATTATGTTAATGAGAAGTGTTTTTCAACGAAGTACAGAATTACATAACGGACAGTGGAATAAAACGGCACAAGGTTCTAAAGAAGTACGTGGTAAAAAATTAGGAATTGTTGGGTATGGTAATATCGGTAAACAATTATCTGTTTTAGCTGAAGCTTTAGGAATGGATGTATATTATTATGATGTTGAAGATAAGTTGGCATTAGGTAATGCTACCAAAGTAAATACTTTAAAAGAACTTTTAAATTTATCTGATGTAGTGACATTGCATATTGATGACAATGCAGCAAATAAAAACTATATAGGAAAAGAGGAAATTGCAGAGATGAAAGATGGGGCACATTTAGTGAATTTATCTAGAGGATTTGTAGTGGATATTGAGGCGTTAGTAGGTGCTTTAGAGTCAGGTAAGATTGCTGGAGCAGCAGTAGATGTATATCCGGAAGAACCAAGAAAGAATGGAGAATTCTTTACTAAGTTAAAAGGATTGAATAATGTAATTTTAACACCACATGTTGGAGGAAGTACAGAAGAAGCGCAAAAAGATATTGCCGATTTTGTTCCTGGTAAAATTATGGCGTATATAAACTCTGGAAATACAGTAGATGCTGTAAACTTCCCGAATATTAGATTACCAAAACATGATAATGCACATCGTTTCTTACATATTCATAAGAATGTACCAGGAGTAATGGCAAAGATTAATAAAGTACTTGCTAAGTATGAGTTGAACATTACGGGGCAGTATTTATCTACTGATGAAAAAGTTGGGTATGTAATTACAGATGTTGATAAGGAATATGATCAAGATGTAGTTGCAAAACTGAAGAATGTGGATGGTACCATTAAGTTTAGAGTTCTATATTAA